The Actinomadura sp. WMMB 499 genome includes a window with the following:
- a CDS encoding helix-turn-helix transcriptional regulator: protein MPARKSSPALKSFGAEVTRLREEAGITRSALADLVTVTRSYVSQVEGGNTRCRRDFAERLDKALSTGRALTDAWDDLMQKAKYPKWFADFSRAESSAALLRSYGETFVDGLLQTADYARVLLPNEPDLEARLRRQQALRAKPPPRILVILSETVLAREVGNHEVMRAQCEHLLEVSTWENVTLQIAPVAHYKGVSGSFNIATQPSGDELVYLETSAGGITSDDPGDILHVVSAFAEMQARALSVADSRDFIRKAVTRWTL from the coding sequence ATGCCTGCTCGGAAGTCCTCACCTGCGCTCAAGTCCTTCGGCGCCGAGGTCACGCGACTTCGAGAGGAGGCCGGAATCACGCGCTCGGCGTTGGCCGATCTGGTCACGGTCACCCGCTCGTACGTCTCCCAGGTCGAGGGCGGCAACACCCGTTGCCGCCGCGACTTCGCGGAACGCCTGGACAAGGCTCTCAGCACTGGCCGAGCCCTCACCGACGCTTGGGACGACCTCATGCAGAAGGCCAAGTACCCCAAGTGGTTCGCCGACTTCTCACGCGCCGAATCGTCCGCCGCCTTGCTGCGGAGCTATGGAGAGACATTCGTCGACGGTCTACTCCAGACTGCGGACTACGCTCGCGTCCTACTCCCCAACGAACCGGACCTTGAGGCTCGCCTCAGGAGACAGCAGGCACTTAGAGCAAAGCCGCCTCCGAGGATTCTGGTGATCCTCAGCGAAACCGTTCTTGCGCGGGAGGTTGGGAACCACGAGGTGATGCGCGCCCAGTGCGAGCACCTGCTAGAGGTATCGACGTGGGAGAACGTCACTCTCCAGATTGCTCCGGTAGCGCATTACAAGGGAGTATCTGGCTCTTTCAACATCGCTACGCAACCAAGCGGGGACGAGCTGGTCTACCTCGAGACCTCCGCTGGGGGCATCACATCCGATGACCCAGGAGATATCTTGCACGTGGTCAGCGCTTTCGCAGAGATGCAGGCACGCGCGCTGAGCGTCGCAGACTCTCGAGACTTCATACGGAAGGCGGTAACCCGGTGGACGCTGTGA
- a CDS encoding DUF397 domain-containing protein, which yields MAALSGKVGVRDSKDPDGPKLVLDRGDFRALVNELK from the coding sequence TTGGCAGCGCTCAGCGGCAAGGTGGGTGTGCGCGACTCCAAGGACCCCGATGGGCCGAAGCTCGTCCTGGATCGGGGCGACTTCCGCGCGCTCGTGAACGAACTCAAGTAG
- a CDS encoding DUF397 domain-containing protein, producing the protein MDAIAWRKASRSNDQGHECVELASLPKAIAMRDSKDPDGAKLVLGRGDFLTLLDELKRR; encoded by the coding sequence ATGGACGCCATAGCGTGGCGCAAAGCCAGCCGCAGCAACGACCAGGGCCACGAGTGCGTGGAGCTTGCCTCACTTCCCAAGGCCATAGCCATGCGGGACTCCAAGGACCCGGACGGGGCCAAGCTCGTCCTCGGTCGGGGGGACTTTCTCACGCTACTGGACGAGCTCAAGCGGCGTTGA
- a CDS encoding acyl-CoA dehydrogenase family protein, with translation MSESQKGAAAVVRRAHEIADGVLFPAANAVDATGEVPEGHWDLLAREGFYGLAAAVGAKELGFEDIVEILEVMSGGCLSTTFTWMQHQGAVLNLSGSGNTALRERHLQDMVDGRTRAGVAFAGVLPNPPKLWARAVDGGYELDGEAPFVSGWGVVDVLHVSGRDPDSGEEGTIVSGLIDAVSGGGLGVEPIRLVAGQATSTVRLTFDKYLMPSERVTGSTSYAEFLSFQAFGSRLNGCVACGITRRAVRLLDEAGHAEAAGALTTRLDRVRADLDAGLGDPAAMTAARAAAAELALKAAGAVVAGVGSSGILAGRHAERLVREATFALVAASRPDMRADLVRRLTS, from the coding sequence ATGAGCGAATCGCAGAAAGGTGCGGCCGCGGTCGTCCGGCGTGCGCATGAGATCGCCGATGGGGTGCTGTTTCCCGCCGCCAACGCCGTGGACGCGACGGGCGAGGTGCCCGAGGGGCATTGGGACCTGCTCGCGCGCGAGGGGTTCTACGGGCTGGCTGCCGCCGTCGGTGCGAAGGAACTGGGTTTCGAGGACATCGTGGAGATCCTCGAAGTCATGTCCGGCGGTTGCCTGTCGACCACCTTCACCTGGATGCAGCACCAGGGCGCGGTGCTCAACCTGAGCGGGAGCGGCAACACGGCGCTGCGCGAGCGGCATCTGCAGGACATGGTGGACGGCAGGACGCGCGCGGGGGTCGCGTTCGCCGGTGTCCTGCCGAATCCCCCGAAGCTGTGGGCACGCGCCGTCGACGGCGGCTACGAGCTGGACGGGGAGGCTCCGTTCGTCAGCGGCTGGGGCGTGGTCGACGTGCTCCACGTGTCCGGCCGCGACCCCGACTCGGGCGAGGAGGGGACGATCGTGTCCGGGCTGATCGACGCCGTGTCGGGCGGTGGCCTGGGCGTCGAGCCGATCCGGCTCGTCGCCGGGCAGGCGACGAGCACCGTCCGCCTCACCTTCGACAAGTACCTGATGCCGTCGGAGCGCGTGACCGGGAGCACCTCCTACGCGGAGTTCCTGTCCTTCCAGGCGTTCGGCTCCCGGCTCAACGGGTGCGTGGCGTGCGGCATCACCCGCAGGGCGGTCCGTCTCCTCGACGAGGCCGGGCACGCCGAGGCCGCCGGGGCGCTGACCACGAGGCTCGACCGGGTGCGGGCGGACCTCGACGCGGGGCTGGGCGATCCGGCGGCCATGACGGCGGCCAGGGCGGCCGCCGCCGAACTCGCCCTCAAGGCCGCGGGGGCGGTGGTGGCCGGTGTCGGCAGTTCCGGCATCCTCGCCGGGAGGCACGCGGAGCGCCTGGTCCGCGAAGCCACCTTCGCCCTGGTGGCGGCCAGTCGTCCCGACATGCGCGCCGATCTGGTCCGGCGGTTGACGTCCTGA
- a CDS encoding dihydrofolate reductase family protein, translated as MRTLISTAFVSLDGVMEAPGGEPGYRNTGWTMKQVDFLEEAYELKGREQEEAAALMLGRVSYEAFSAVWPSMTEEFPRYNAMPKYVVSTTLGEDALVDNWGDITILRSLDDVAALKKTEGGPIIVHGSAELNRNLADAGLIDRYHLLVFPVLLGAGKRLFSDTDKDAQKLRLVEHEAYANGIQKNVFEVV; from the coding sequence ATGCGCACCCTGATCAGCACCGCGTTCGTCTCGCTCGACGGGGTCATGGAGGCGCCCGGCGGGGAGCCCGGGTACCGCAACACCGGCTGGACGATGAAGCAGGTCGACTTCCTCGAGGAAGCCTACGAGCTCAAGGGGCGCGAGCAGGAGGAGGCGGCCGCGCTGATGCTGGGGCGCGTCAGCTACGAGGCGTTCTCCGCCGTGTGGCCGTCGATGACCGAGGAGTTCCCCCGCTACAACGCAATGCCCAAGTACGTCGTCTCGACGACGCTCGGCGAGGACGCCCTGGTCGACAACTGGGGCGACATCACGATCCTGCGCTCGCTCGACGACGTCGCGGCGCTGAAGAAGACCGAGGGCGGGCCGATCATCGTCCACGGCAGCGCGGAGCTCAACCGCAACCTGGCCGACGCGGGGCTGATCGACCGGTACCACCTGCTGGTCTTCCCGGTGCTGCTCGGTGCCGGGAAGCGGCTGTTCAGCGACACCGACAAGGACGCGCAGAAGCTGCGGCTCGTCGAGCACGAGGCCTACGCCAACGGCATCCAGAAGAACGTCTTCGAGGTGGTCTGA
- a CDS encoding alpha/beta fold hydrolase, which produces MREWILDRGYRSALGEIRWARLGDPDADPVVLLHGTPFSSFIWRDVAPALAATRSVYVFDLPGYGTSAMSEGQDLSLDALAGAFAELLGHWGLTRPDVVAHDSGGAVALGAHTDRDVPYRRLALVDAVSLPPWGSEYFAVVGEHTDVFGRLPGPLHRAMLREYVGTASSPGLHPRSLDALTAPWLGAAGQAAFYRQLAQRRDDPSYIDRIRDRYAAIGVPVLVCWGADDTWVPAGRGRELAALVPGAGLRVIESAGHLLPEDRPAELAAALLGFLD; this is translated from the coding sequence ATGCGTGAGTGGATCCTGGACCGCGGCTACCGCAGCGCCCTGGGGGAGATCCGGTGGGCCCGGCTCGGCGACCCGGACGCCGACCCTGTCGTCCTGCTGCACGGCACGCCGTTCTCGTCGTTCATCTGGCGCGACGTCGCCCCCGCCCTGGCCGCGACCCGCTCGGTGTACGTTTTCGATCTGCCCGGCTACGGCACGTCCGCTATGTCGGAGGGCCAGGACCTCTCCCTGGACGCGCTGGCCGGAGCCTTCGCCGAACTGCTCGGGCACTGGGGACTGACCCGCCCGGACGTCGTCGCGCACGACTCCGGCGGCGCCGTCGCCCTCGGCGCGCACACCGACCGCGACGTCCCCTACCGGCGCCTGGCGCTGGTCGACGCGGTGTCGCTGCCACCGTGGGGGAGCGAGTACTTCGCGGTCGTCGGCGAGCACACCGACGTGTTCGGGCGGCTGCCGGGACCGCTGCACCGCGCGATGCTCCGCGAGTACGTCGGCACGGCGAGCTCCCCTGGTCTGCACCCCCGCAGTCTCGACGCCCTGACGGCCCCGTGGCTCGGCGCGGCCGGGCAGGCCGCCTTCTACCGCCAGCTCGCCCAGCGCCGCGACGACCCGTCCTACATCGACCGGATCCGCGACCGGTACGCCGCCATCGGCGTGCCCGTCCTCGTGTGCTGGGGAGCGGACGACACCTGGGTCCCCGCCGGACGCGGACGCGAACTCGCCGCGCTCGTCCCGGGCGCCGGACTGCGCGTCATCGAATCCGCGGGCCACCTGCTGCCCGAGGACCGTCCCGCCGAACTCGCCGCCGCCCTCCTCGGCTTCCTGGACTGA
- a CDS encoding MerR family transcriptional regulator, with protein MRIGEMVRRSGVSERLLRYYEQQGLLAPTRLPSGYRVYRDADVATVRRIRTLLAAGLSTATIARVLPCVRDDGPDVVPVCTDLVADLRRERERIARTIEDLRTSQDMLDTVIAAGPDA; from the coding sequence GTGCGCATCGGAGAGATGGTCCGGCGGTCCGGAGTGAGCGAGCGGCTGCTGCGCTATTACGAGCAGCAGGGATTGCTGGCGCCTACGCGGCTGCCGAGCGGCTACCGGGTCTACCGCGACGCGGACGTGGCGACCGTCCGCCGCATCCGGACCCTGCTCGCGGCGGGCCTGTCGACGGCGACGATCGCCCGCGTGCTGCCGTGCGTCCGCGACGACGGCCCGGACGTCGTGCCCGTCTGCACGGACCTGGTCGCCGACCTGCGGCGGGAACGCGAGCGCATCGCCCGCACCATCGAGGACCTCCGGACGTCCCAAGACATGCTCGACACGGTCATCGCGGCAGGCCCCGATGCGTGA
- a CDS encoding MFS transporter, with protein METSTASTAAAARPVPPTRRAPALMVLTACVFVVGTAEWSVVGLLPELSADLRRPLPAVGSLVTWYALVVTVAGPLVTVLMLRMPRRPALLLLLGVFTASNAAAAQADGLGVLLAARMVTALTHSTAFAVAVVIAVSMTPPAKRGGAVAVVAAGWNLATFLGAPLGTWIGDQHGWRATFACVAAAGALVLAATVILVRPPAAEGGRTGGEVRGMLGVRTATVLVVTVVAQAGLFTAYTYIAPLLRETGFAPSSVTVLLAVFGLGALGGNAAVGRLAERAPDAALLGTLAALAAGLAAFTLAAGVPWASAAGVLALGALSGLLIPLLQDRALAAAPGAPTLVASVSASAVNLGIAGGSGLGGRALAAGVPLSGLGGIGALVTLTALAIAAATVRRRPGGVRLLK; from the coding sequence ATGGAGACGAGCACGGCGAGTACCGCGGCCGCGGCCCGGCCGGTCCCCCCGACGCGCCGGGCCCCGGCCCTGATGGTCCTGACGGCCTGCGTGTTCGTGGTCGGCACCGCCGAGTGGTCCGTGGTGGGGCTGCTGCCGGAGCTGTCCGCGGACCTGCGCCGCCCCCTTCCGGCGGTCGGCTCGCTGGTGACCTGGTACGCCCTCGTGGTCACCGTCGCCGGGCCGCTCGTCACCGTCCTCATGCTGCGGATGCCGCGCAGGCCCGCGCTGCTGCTCCTGCTGGGCGTGTTCACCGCGAGCAATGCGGCGGCCGCCCAAGCGGACGGCCTCGGCGTGCTGCTGGCGGCGCGCATGGTGACGGCGCTGACGCACAGCACGGCGTTCGCGGTCGCAGTGGTGATCGCGGTGTCGATGACGCCGCCGGCGAAGCGCGGCGGGGCCGTCGCCGTGGTCGCGGCGGGCTGGAACCTGGCCACCTTCCTCGGTGCGCCGCTGGGCACCTGGATCGGCGACCAGCACGGCTGGCGGGCGACGTTCGCGTGCGTCGCCGCGGCGGGCGCGCTCGTCCTGGCCGCGACCGTGATCCTCGTCCGGCCGCCCGCGGCGGAGGGCGGCCGGACCGGCGGCGAGGTCCGGGGCATGCTCGGCGTCCGGACGGCCACGGTCCTGGTGGTGACCGTCGTCGCGCAGGCGGGACTGTTCACCGCCTACACCTACATCGCCCCGCTGCTGCGCGAGACCGGGTTCGCCCCCTCTTCCGTCACCGTGCTGCTCGCGGTGTTCGGTCTCGGCGCGCTGGGCGGCAACGCCGCCGTCGGCCGGCTGGCCGAGCGCGCCCCGGACGCCGCGCTACTCGGCACGCTGGCCGCCCTCGCCGCCGGGCTGGCCGCGTTCACCCTCGCCGCCGGCGTCCCGTGGGCGAGCGCCGCCGGTGTGCTCGCCCTCGGCGCGCTGTCGGGCCTGCTGATCCCGCTGCTGCAGGACCGCGCGCTGGCCGCGGCGCCCGGCGCGCCGACCCTGGTCGCCTCGGTCAGCGCCTCGGCCGTCAACCTCGGCATCGCGGGCGGCTCCGGGCTCGGCGGGCGGGCCCTCGCGGCGGGCGTCCCGCTGAGCGGCCTCGGCGGGATCGGCGCCCTGGTGACGCTCACGGCCCTGGCGATCGCGGCCGCAACCGTCCGGCGCCGCCCCGGCGGCGTCCGGCTTCTGAAGTGA